From one Tiliqua scincoides isolate rTilSci1 chromosome 14, rTilSci1.hap2, whole genome shotgun sequence genomic stretch:
- the ZNRF3 gene encoding E3 ubiquitin-protein ligase ZNRF3, with the protein MHPLGLCNSNDEEDLYEYGWVGVVKLEQPELEPKPCLTVLGKAKRAVQRGATAVIFDVSENPEAIDQLNQGLEDPLKRPVVYVKGADAVKLMNIVNKQKVARARIQHRPPPQPTEYFDMGIFLAFFVVVSLVCLVLLVKIKLKQRRSQNSLNRLAVQALEKMETRKFTSKLKGHCEGSCSALDTLSSSSTSDCAICLEKYLDGEELRVIPCAHRFHRKCVDPWLLQHHTCPHCRHNIIEQKKGAPGQGCEDLASQIRSRQQQQQQQQQRIVLPLRYPGRVHRAGQVTAYPTRTSMDPHGNPITVLTVDRHGEAPAFLRSYQPLHLDRALSAHQCGAEHRAYPPAPTPPAHPFRRPRFGGHHFSKPSCFSQYETVFQHYYFQGLSYPEQAGQLRLGAPPKGPSRAFPPVASRLFPPVVHVAPSSRVESGSASGFGCYHGHRSACSGYLADCPGSDSSSSSASAQCRCSSTDSMVDCAEVSHQGVYGSCSTFRSSLSSDYDPYVYRSRSPCRGGEVGGAGRGAAVVLLEGPHPLGPAAGECLPGDQLSHCSLEMNYSSSSSLEHREAASTVPEGGGLEALPGEAGQPCPCSFEAQHAPREPLGRGAECCSSSRLLLGPPLWAGCSPGPELQAGPSQGRCSLRTEGGAYEALPCCFYEEKQVAGCGGAPPSQPGCYAEDYAVNVQYVCTAAEDAGPGCFPAVCDLGPRIAIIPEDGDCELALAVDCPGGGSPWQGLGRHRQPPGGEREQQQEPCCQPVDFPLEEALGLFPGPALRGPAAGTRGVGKWTAPVGKEDRRE; encoded by the exons ATGCACCCCTTGGGGCTCTGCAACAGCAACGATGAAGAGGATTTGTACGAATATGGCTGGGTTGGAGTGGTGAAGCTGGAGCAGCCGGAGCTGGAGCCCAAGCCCTGCCTCACCGTCCTGGGCAAG GCCAAGCGAGCAGTGCAGAGAGGGGCCACGGCGGTCATTTTTGATGTATCTGAGAACCCAGAGGCCATCGATCAG CTGAACCAGGGCTTGGAAGACCCTCTGAAAAGGCCGGTCGTGTATGTCAAGGGGGCAGATGCTGTCAAACTGATGAACATCGTCAACAAGCAGAAGGTGGCccgggccaggatccagcaccgACCCCCACCA CAACCAACCGAGTACTTTGACATGGGGATTTTCCTGGCCTTCTTCGTGGTGGTCTCTCTGGTCTGCCTGGTTCTCCTCGTCAAGATCAAGCTGAAGCAGCGCCGCAGCCAG AATTCCTTGAACCGCCTGGCTGTGCAGGCCCTTGAAAAGATGGAGACCCGGAAATTCACATCCAAGCTGAAGGGACACTGCGAGGGCAGCTGCAGCGCTCTGGATAccctcagcagcagctccacctCCGACTGCGCCATTTGCCTGGAGAAGTACCTGGAcggggag GAACTGCGTGTGATTCCCTGCGCCCACCGGTTTCACAGGAAGTGTGTGGACCCCTGGCTCCTGCAGCATCACACCTGCCCGCACTGCCGCCACAACATCATTG AGCAAAAGAAGGGAGCCCCCGGCCAGGGGTGCGAGGACCTGGCCAGCCAGATTCGAagccggcagcagcagcagcagcagcagcagcagcgcatcGTTCTGCCGCTCCGTTACCCTGGCCGAGTGCACAGAGCCGGTCAGGTCACAGCGTACCCCACCCGAACCAGCATGGATCCCCACGGAAACCCCATCACGGTCCTGACGGTGGATCGGCACGGGGAGGCGCCAGCCTTCCTCCGAAGCTACCAGCCCCTCCACTTGGATCGCGCGCTGAGCGCCCACCAGTGTGGCGCGGAGCACAGGGCCTACCCGCCTGCGCCCACTCCTCCTGCTCACCCCTTCCGCAGGCCCAGGTTCGGCGGCCATCACTTCTCCAAGCCCTCCTGCTTTTCCCAGTACGAGACTGTGTTCCAGCACTACTACTTCCAAGGCCTGAGCTACCCGGAGCAGGCTGGGCAGCTCCGCCTGGGGGCTCCCCCCAAGGGCCCCTCCCGCGCCTTCCCGCCCGTGGCCAGCAGGCTCTTCCCTCCCGTGGTCCACGTGGCGCCCTCCTCCCGCGTGGAGAGCGGCAGCGCCTCCGGCTTCGGCTGCTACCACGGCCACCGCTCCGCCTGCAGCGGCTACCTGGCCGACTGCCCGGGgagcgacagcagcagcagcagcgcctctGCCCAGTGCCGCTGCTCCTCCACCGACTCCATGGTGGACTGCGCGGAGGTCAGCCACCAGGGCGTCTACGGCAGCTGCTCCACCTTCCGCAGCTCCCTGAGCAGCGACTACGACCCTTACGTCTACCGCAGCAGAAGCCCCTGTCGGGGGGGCGAAGTGGGAGGGGCCGGCAGAGGGGCGGCAGTGGTTCTTCTGGAAGGCCCCCACCCCCTCGGCCCGGCAGCGGGAGAGTGCCTGCCCGGAGACCAGCTCTCGCACTGCAGCCTGGAGATGAACTacagcagcagctcttccctggagCACAGGGAGGCTGCCAGCACCGTCCCCGAGGGGGGAGGCCTGGAAGCCCTTCCTGGGGAGGCTggccagccctgcccctgctCTTTCGAGGCCCAGCACGCTCCCCGGGAGCCCCTGGGCAGAGGGGCggaatgctgcagcagcagcaggcttctCCTGGGCCCGCCACTGTGGGCTGGCTGCAGCCCTGGTCCCGAGCTGCAGGCAGGGCCGAGTCAGGGCCGGTGCAGTCTTAGGACCGAGGGGGGGGCCTACGAGGCGTTGCCGTGCTGCTTCTATGAAGAGAAGCAGGTGGCCGGCTGCGGGGgcgccccccccagccagccaggctgCTACGCGGAGGACTACGCCGTCAACGTCCAGTACGTGTGCACGGCTGCCGAGGACGCAGGGCCGGGCTGCTTCCCTGCGGTGTGTGACTTGGGCCCGCGCATCGCCATCATTCCCGAGGACGGAGACTGTGAGCTGGCCCTGGCTGTGGACTGCCCGGGAGGCGGCAGCCCTTGGCAGGGGCTTGGCAGGCACCGGCAGCCTCCGGGGGGCGAGCGGGAACAGCAGCAGGAGCCGTGCTGCCAGCCTGTGGACTTCCCGCTGGAGGAAGCCCTGGGGCTCTTTCCCGGCCCAGCCCTGCGTGGCCCGGCAGCGGGCACTCGGGGGGTAGGCAAGTGGACAGCCCCAGTGGGGAAGGAGGATCGGCGTGAGTGA